In Solanum stenotomum isolate F172 chromosome 6, ASM1918654v1, whole genome shotgun sequence, one DNA window encodes the following:
- the LOC125869394 gene encoding LEAF RUST 10 DISEASE-RESISTANCE LOCUS RECEPTOR-LIKE PROTEIN KINASE-like 1.1 isoform X1 → MSLASSSVCFILSLLVMLVQAKGRNDSTCPKTFSCGNLTDLSFPFSLSTQPDCGIVPISGCDVKPFPRVQLVPGGEWFYGIGKEYSYTVWVVDPNLQTILRKNKCQAFNENISLSDSPSISYTAVHLQNFFKCNRTSSNNPYINQNMKDHFVGYYSYDGCDGFTIYYKFYGVDDEDILAGNHTANCSLIRLPYYPTEPGNLVNFLHPEFLVEWKLSDDCSKCHYGGGRCQTDKKNNFLCYKDAKANRRELGLILGTVFGGVLVMITCLAVYFIWCYKKRKYNPPHFLSTRKLSYIFKNDVDGGSIYFGIPVFSYSELEEATNDFKSSRILGDGGFGTVYYGQLKDGREVAVKRLYEHNSEQMQQFVNEIEILTRLRHTNLVTLYGCTSRRSRELILVYEYIPNGTLADHLHGDRAKNRSLTWPVRLNIAIETAGALAYLHASDIIHCDVKTNNILLDQSFSVKVADFGISRLFPNDVSHISTAPRGTPGYIDPKYHECYELTIKSDVYSFGVVLVELISSMPAVDMMRHSQEINLASFAINKIVKCAFNELIDPSLGFDSDTKIWEMTRSVAELAFLCLQTDRDMRPTMTEVLDTLKEIQTSEFDNEKRAKLLLNQAKSQPSPNSVTDKWITCSSTIVANTK, encoded by the exons ATGTCTTTGGCTTCTTCGTCTGTTTGCTTTATTTTATCTCTTCTTGTGATGTTAGTTCAGGCAAAGGGGAGAAATGATTCAACTTGTCCAAAGACCTTTTCATGTGGAAATCTTACTGacctgagctttcctttctctctttccaCACAACCCGACTGCGGAATAGTTCCCATATCTGGTTGTGATGTTAAACCATTTCCAAGAGTCCAACTGGTTCCTGGAGGAGAATGGTTCTATGGTATAGGCAAGGAGTATAGTTATACAGTTTGGGTCGTGGACCCGAATCTTCAAACTATATTGAGGAAAAACAAGTGCCAGGCTTTTAACGAAAATATTTCCCTTTCAGACTCTCCTTCTATTTCTTACACTGCAGTTCACCTTCAGAACTTCTTCAAATGCAACAGGACTAGTAGTAACAACCCATACATTAATCAGAATATGAAAGATCATTTTGTTGGTTATTACTCATATGATGGCTGTGATGGATTCACCATATACTACAAGTTTTATGGAGTTGATGATGAAGACATTCTAGCAGGCAATCATACAGCCAACTGTTCACTTATCAGATTGCCATATTACCCAACAGAACCTGGTAATTTGGTCAACTTCTTACATCCTGAATTTCTAGTAGAATGGAAACTGTCTGATGACTGTAGCAAATGTCACTATGGTGGAGGTCGATGCCAGACTGATAAGAAGAACAATTTTCTTTGTTACAAAG ATGCAAAAGCAAATAGAAGAGAGTTGGGACTGATTCTTGGAACAG TGTTTGGTGGAGTATTGGTGATGATAACTTGTTTAGCTGTCTACTTTATCTGGTGCTACAAGAAGAGGAAATATAATCCACCCCACTTCCTCTCAACAAGGAAATTgtcatatatatttaaaaatgatgTTGATGGAGGCAGTATATACTTTGGCATCCCAGTCTTTTCTTATTCAGAACTTGAAGAAGCCACGAATGATTTTAAATCCTCTCGAATTCTTGGAGATGGAGGGTTCGGAACTGTTTACTATG GACAACTTAAGGATGGACGAGAGGTTGCTGTGAAGCGCCTGTACGAGCACAACTCTGAACAAATGCAGCAGTTTGTAAATGAAATTGAGATCCTTACTAGGCTAAGGCACACCAATCTTGTCACCCTTTATGGCTGCACTTCAAGGCGTAGCCGTGAACTAATCCTTGTCTATGAATACATTCCTAATGGAACTCTAGCTGATCACCTCCATGGTGACAGAGCGAAGAACAGATCACTCACCTGGCCAGTCCGCTTGAACATTGCCATAGAAACTGCTGGTGCATTGGCTTACCTTCATGCTTCTGACATAATACACTGTGATGTCAAGACTAATAACATACTCCTTGATCAGAGTTTCAGTGTCAAAGTTGCAGATTTCGGGATATCACGTCTCTTCCCAAATGATGTCTCTCATATCTCAACTGCACCCCGGGGGACCCCTGGCTATATCGATCCAAAGTATCATGAATGTTACGAGCTGACCATAAAAAGTGATGTTTATAGCTTCGGGGTGGTCCTTGTTGAACTCATTTCATCAATGCCAGCTGTGGATATGATGAGGCATAGTCAAGAGATTAATTTAGCTAGCTTTGCTATAAACAAGATTGTGAAATGTGCATTCAACGAGTTGATCGATCCATCCCTGGGATTCGATTCAGATACCAAGATTTGGGAAATGACTAGATCAGTTGCAGAGTTGGCATTTCTATGCTTACAGACAGATAGGGACATGAGGCCTACTATGACTGAAGTTTTGGATACTCTAAAAGAGATTCAGACTAGTGAATTTGACAATGAGAAGAGAGCTAAGTTATTGCTGAATCAAGCTAAATCACAACCTTCACCAAATTCTGTGACTGATAAATGGATTACTTGCTCTAGTACTATAGTAGCTAATACAAAGTAG
- the LOC125869394 gene encoding LEAF RUST 10 DISEASE-RESISTANCE LOCUS RECEPTOR-LIKE PROTEIN KINASE-like 1.1 isoform X2, producing MSLASSSVCFILSLLVMLVQAKGRNDSTCPKTFSCGNLTDLSFPFSLSTQPDCGIVPISGCDVKPFPRVQLVPGGEWFYGIGKEYSYTVWVVDPNLQTILRKNKCQAFNENISLSDSPSISYTAVHLQNFFKCNRTSSNNPYINQNMKDHFVGYYSYDGCDGFTIYYKFYGVDDEDILAGNHTANCSLIRLPYYPTEPGNLVNFLHPEFLVEWKLSDDCSKCHYGGGRCQTDKKNNFLCYKANRRELGLILGTVFGGVLVMITCLAVYFIWCYKKRKYNPPHFLSTRKLSYIFKNDVDGGSIYFGIPVFSYSELEEATNDFKSSRILGDGGFGTVYYGQLKDGREVAVKRLYEHNSEQMQQFVNEIEILTRLRHTNLVTLYGCTSRRSRELILVYEYIPNGTLADHLHGDRAKNRSLTWPVRLNIAIETAGALAYLHASDIIHCDVKTNNILLDQSFSVKVADFGISRLFPNDVSHISTAPRGTPGYIDPKYHECYELTIKSDVYSFGVVLVELISSMPAVDMMRHSQEINLASFAINKIVKCAFNELIDPSLGFDSDTKIWEMTRSVAELAFLCLQTDRDMRPTMTEVLDTLKEIQTSEFDNEKRAKLLLNQAKSQPSPNSVTDKWITCSSTIVANTK from the exons ATGTCTTTGGCTTCTTCGTCTGTTTGCTTTATTTTATCTCTTCTTGTGATGTTAGTTCAGGCAAAGGGGAGAAATGATTCAACTTGTCCAAAGACCTTTTCATGTGGAAATCTTACTGacctgagctttcctttctctctttccaCACAACCCGACTGCGGAATAGTTCCCATATCTGGTTGTGATGTTAAACCATTTCCAAGAGTCCAACTGGTTCCTGGAGGAGAATGGTTCTATGGTATAGGCAAGGAGTATAGTTATACAGTTTGGGTCGTGGACCCGAATCTTCAAACTATATTGAGGAAAAACAAGTGCCAGGCTTTTAACGAAAATATTTCCCTTTCAGACTCTCCTTCTATTTCTTACACTGCAGTTCACCTTCAGAACTTCTTCAAATGCAACAGGACTAGTAGTAACAACCCATACATTAATCAGAATATGAAAGATCATTTTGTTGGTTATTACTCATATGATGGCTGTGATGGATTCACCATATACTACAAGTTTTATGGAGTTGATGATGAAGACATTCTAGCAGGCAATCATACAGCCAACTGTTCACTTATCAGATTGCCATATTACCCAACAGAACCTGGTAATTTGGTCAACTTCTTACATCCTGAATTTCTAGTAGAATGGAAACTGTCTGATGACTGTAGCAAATGTCACTATGGTGGAGGTCGATGCCAGACTGATAAGAAGAACAATTTTCTTTGTTACAAAG CAAATAGAAGAGAGTTGGGACTGATTCTTGGAACAG TGTTTGGTGGAGTATTGGTGATGATAACTTGTTTAGCTGTCTACTTTATCTGGTGCTACAAGAAGAGGAAATATAATCCACCCCACTTCCTCTCAACAAGGAAATTgtcatatatatttaaaaatgatgTTGATGGAGGCAGTATATACTTTGGCATCCCAGTCTTTTCTTATTCAGAACTTGAAGAAGCCACGAATGATTTTAAATCCTCTCGAATTCTTGGAGATGGAGGGTTCGGAACTGTTTACTATG GACAACTTAAGGATGGACGAGAGGTTGCTGTGAAGCGCCTGTACGAGCACAACTCTGAACAAATGCAGCAGTTTGTAAATGAAATTGAGATCCTTACTAGGCTAAGGCACACCAATCTTGTCACCCTTTATGGCTGCACTTCAAGGCGTAGCCGTGAACTAATCCTTGTCTATGAATACATTCCTAATGGAACTCTAGCTGATCACCTCCATGGTGACAGAGCGAAGAACAGATCACTCACCTGGCCAGTCCGCTTGAACATTGCCATAGAAACTGCTGGTGCATTGGCTTACCTTCATGCTTCTGACATAATACACTGTGATGTCAAGACTAATAACATACTCCTTGATCAGAGTTTCAGTGTCAAAGTTGCAGATTTCGGGATATCACGTCTCTTCCCAAATGATGTCTCTCATATCTCAACTGCACCCCGGGGGACCCCTGGCTATATCGATCCAAAGTATCATGAATGTTACGAGCTGACCATAAAAAGTGATGTTTATAGCTTCGGGGTGGTCCTTGTTGAACTCATTTCATCAATGCCAGCTGTGGATATGATGAGGCATAGTCAAGAGATTAATTTAGCTAGCTTTGCTATAAACAAGATTGTGAAATGTGCATTCAACGAGTTGATCGATCCATCCCTGGGATTCGATTCAGATACCAAGATTTGGGAAATGACTAGATCAGTTGCAGAGTTGGCATTTCTATGCTTACAGACAGATAGGGACATGAGGCCTACTATGACTGAAGTTTTGGATACTCTAAAAGAGATTCAGACTAGTGAATTTGACAATGAGAAGAGAGCTAAGTTATTGCTGAATCAAGCTAAATCACAACCTTCACCAAATTCTGTGACTGATAAATGGATTACTTGCTCTAGTACTATAGTAGCTAATACAAAGTAG